A genomic region of Apus apus isolate bApuApu2 chromosome 24, bApuApu2.pri.cur, whole genome shotgun sequence contains the following coding sequences:
- the LOC127393990 gene encoding activated RNA polymerase II transcriptional coactivator p15-like yields MFGLGGCVNGATAGPAGARDVSPLVALVLPGGCLRTRSWRGRPARRAPRRKRWREGTATPGRRESHQQSFLKRKKEMSSKSERRLKTEAKPSKVTEKPLGQGSEEEGMFQIGTMHYVKVSCFKAKVLVDIREFYTDKEGSTKPGRKGIALSADQWNQLKAIIPEIDAAVKKF; encoded by the exons ATGTTCGGTCTCGGCGGCTGCGTGAATGGAGCCACGGCTGGGCCTGCCGGGGCCCGGGATGTCTCTCCCCTGGTGGCCCTGGTGCTCCCTGGGG GATGCCTAAGGACGAGGAGTTGGCGGGGACGACCAGCTCGGAGAGCGCCTCGGAGGAAGAGGTGGAGGGAAGGTACTGCCACCCCggggagaagggagagccaccagcagagctTCCTG aaaagaaagaaagaaatgtcttCTAAGtcagagagaagactgaaaacagAGGCCAAACCTTCAAAGGTGACAGAAAAACCTCTGGGACAAGGCAGTGAAGAAGAGGGCATGTTCCAG ATTGGTACGATGCATTATGTCAAAGTGTCCTGCTTCAAGGCCAAGGTCCTTGTGGACATCAGGGAGTTCTACACGGACAAGGAGGGCAGCACAAAACCAGGGAGGAAAG GCATTGCGCTCTCTGCAGACCAGTGGAACCAGCTGAAGGCAATAATTCCTGAGATCGATGCTGCAGTCAAGAAATTTTAA